The Nycticebus coucang isolate mNycCou1 chromosome 8, mNycCou1.pri, whole genome shotgun sequence genome has a window encoding:
- the NCKIPSD gene encoding NCK-interacting protein with SH3 domain isoform X1 codes for MYRALYAFRSAEPNALAFAAGETFLVLERSSAHWWLAARARSGETGYVPPAYLCRLQGLEQDVLQAIDRAIEAVHNTAMRDGGKYSLEQRGVLQKLIHHRKETLSHRGPSCAAAMTSSTSDHHLDSASARQPNGVCRSGFERQHSLPTSEHLGADGGLYQIPLQPCRAAPATPPPPVKCRDPEALALGRGSRNTMSSGSSINSTSLDTFCTNSSPSELGSSCSPTPPPVPRRGTHTTVSQAQPPPFKAPVPEPPTEEVAVGTASAPDDLEALDALSLGTTEEKAVVETAVPRTIGAELMELVRRNTGLSHELCRVAIGVVVGHIQASVPASAPIMEQVLLLLVEGKDLSTALPSGQVCHDQQRLEVIFADLARRKDDAQQRSWALYEDEDVIRCYLEELLHILTDADPEVCKKMCKRNEFESVLALVAYYQMEHRASLRLLLLKCFGAMCSLDAAIISILVSSVLPVELARDMQTDTQDHQKLCYSALVLAMVFSMGEAVPYAHYEHLGTPFAQFLLSIVEDGLPLDTTEQLPDLCVNLLLALNLHLPAPDQNVIMAALSKYTNVKIFSEKLLLLLNRGDDPVRIFKHEPQPPHSILKFLQDVFGSPTTAAIFYHTDMMALIDITVRHIADLSPGDKLRMEYLSLMHAVVRSTPYLQHRHRLPDLQATLRRILTEEEASSQCQMDHMIVREMCKEFPVLGEAPS; via the exons ATGTACCGCGCGCTGTACGCGTTCCGCTCGGCGGAGCCCAACGCCCTGGCATTCGCTGCGGGCGAGACCTTCCTGGTGCTGGAGCGCAGCAGTGCGCACTGGTGGCTGGCGGCGCGAGCGCGCAGTGGAGAGACCGGCTACGTGCCTCCCGCCTACCTGTGCCGCCTGCAG GGCCTGGAACAGGATGTCCTCCAGGCCATTGACCGAGCCATCGAGGCCGTGCACAATACAGCTATGCGGGATGGTGGCAAGTACAGCCTGGAACAACGTGGAGTCCTCCA GAAGCTAATCCACCACCgaaaagagaccctgtctcacagaGGTCCCTCATGTGCTGCAGCTATGACCTCATCCACCAGTGACCACCATCTGGATTCTGCTTCTGCCAGGCAGCCCAATGGGGTGTGTCGATCTGGGTTTGAGCGGCAGCACAGCCTGCCCACTTCTGAGCATCTTGGGGCAGATGGAGGCCTCTACCAG ATCCCACTACAGCCTTGCCGGGCAGCACCTGCCACACCTCCTCCACCTGTGAAATGCCGAGACCCAGAGGCCCTGGCCTTGGGGAGGG GCAGCCGCAACACCATGTCCAGTGGCTCCTCAATTAACAGTACCTCCCTGGACACGTTCTGTACCAACTCCAGTCCATCTGAGCTGGGCTCCAGCTGTTCGCCCACACCCCCACCTGTGCCCCGCCGGGGCACCCACACCACCGTATCCCAagcccagccccctcccttcAAGGCACCAGTCCCTGAACCCCCCACAGAGGAAGTGGCAGTTGGCACAGCCTCAGCCCCTGATGACCTGGAGGCCTTGGATGCACTGAGCCTGGGGACCACAGAGGAAAAGGCAGTGGTTGAGACAGCTGTGCCAAGGACCATTGGGGCAGAGCTGATGGAACTTGTGCGAAGAAACACCGGCCTGAGCCATGAGTTATGCCGTGTGGCTATCGGAGTTGTGGTGGGTCACATCCAGGCCTCTGTGCCAGCCAGCGCACCTATCATGGAACAGGTCCTCCTCTTACTGGTAGAGGGCAAG GACCTGAGCACAGCCCTGCCCTCAGGGCAGGTCTGCCATGACCAGCAGAGGCTGGAGGTGATTTTTGCAGACCTGGCTCGGCGGAAGGATGATGCCCAGCAGCGCAGTTGGGCCCTGTATGAGGACGAGGACGTCATCCGCTGCTACCTGGAGGAGCTACTGCATATCCTG ACTGATGCAGACCCTGAAGTTTGCAAGAAAATGTGCAAGAGAAATGAATTTGAGTCTGTCCTGGCCTTGGTGGCCTATTACCAAATG GAGCACCGAGCATCACTTCGGCTGCTGCTCCTCAAGTGCTTCGGTGCCATGTGTAGCCTGGATGCAGCCATTATTTCCATACTCGTGTCATCTGTGCTGCCAGTGGAGCTGGCCAGGGATATGCAGACGGACACACAGG ACCACCAGAAACTCTGTTACTCTGCCCTCGTCCTGGCCATGGTCTTCTCCATGGGGGAGGCAGTGCCCTACGCACACTATG AACACCTGGGCACACCCTTTGCTCAATTCCTGCTGAGCATTGTTGAGGATGGGCTGCCCTTGGATACCACAGAGCAGCTGCCAGACCTCTGCGTGAACCTGCTTCTGGCTCTCAACTTGCACCTGCCAG CCCCTGATCAGAATGTCATCATGGCTGCTCTGAGCAAATATACCAATGTCAAGATCTTCTCTGAGAAGCTGCTGTTGCTCCTGAACAGAGGGG ATGACCCTGTGCGCATCTTCAAACACGAGCCACAGCCACCACACTCTATCCTCAAGTTCCTGCAGGATGTGTTTGGCAGCCCCACCACAGCTGCCATCTTCTACCACACAGACATGATGGCGCTCATTGACATCACTGTGCGGCACATCGCGGACCTGTCCCCTGGAGACAAG CTGCGCATGGAGTACCTCTCCCTGATGCATGCTGTGGTTCGTTCCACACCCTATCTACAGCACCGTCACCGGCTACCTGACCTACAAGCCACACTGCGACGCATCCTCACTGAAGAAGAGGCCTCGTCCCAGTGCCAGATGGACCACATGATTGTTCGAGAGATGTGCAAAGAATTCCCTGTGCTAGGGGAGGCCCCCAGCTAg
- the NCKIPSD gene encoding NCK-interacting protein with SH3 domain isoform X2, with amino-acid sequence MYRALYAFRSAEPNALAFAAGETFLVLERSSAHWWLAARARSGETGYVPPAYLCRLQGLEQDVLQAIDRAIEAVHNTAMRDGGKYSLEQRGVLQKLIHHRKETLSHRGPSCAAAMTSSTSDHHLDSASARQPNGVCRSGFERQHSLPTSEHLGADGGLYQIPLQPCRAAPATPPPPVKCRDPEALALGRGSRNTMSSGSSINSTSLDTFCTNSSPSELGSSCSPTPPPVPRRGTHTTVSQAQPPPFKAPVPEPPTEEVAVGTASAPDDLEALDALSLGTTEEKAVVETAVPRTIGAELMELVRRNTGLSHELCRVAIGVVVGHIQASVPASAPIMEQVLLLLVEGKDLSTALPSGQVCHDQQRLEVIFADLARRKDDAQQRSWALYEDEDVIRCYLEELLHILTDADPEVCKKMCKRNEFESVLALVAYYQMEHRASLRLLLLKCFGAMCSLDAAIISILVSSVLPVELARDMQTDTQDHQKLCYSALVLAMVFSMGEAVPYAHYEHLGTPFAQFLLSIVEDGLPLDTTEQLPDLCVNLLLALNLHLPAPDQNVIMAALSKYTNVKIFSEKLLLLLNRGDDPVRIFKHEPQPPHSILKFLQDVFGSPTTAAIFYHTDMMALIDITVRHIADLSPGDKHRHRLPDLQATLRRILTEEEASSQCQMDHMIVREMCKEFPVLGEAPS; translated from the exons ATGTACCGCGCGCTGTACGCGTTCCGCTCGGCGGAGCCCAACGCCCTGGCATTCGCTGCGGGCGAGACCTTCCTGGTGCTGGAGCGCAGCAGTGCGCACTGGTGGCTGGCGGCGCGAGCGCGCAGTGGAGAGACCGGCTACGTGCCTCCCGCCTACCTGTGCCGCCTGCAG GGCCTGGAACAGGATGTCCTCCAGGCCATTGACCGAGCCATCGAGGCCGTGCACAATACAGCTATGCGGGATGGTGGCAAGTACAGCCTGGAACAACGTGGAGTCCTCCA GAAGCTAATCCACCACCgaaaagagaccctgtctcacagaGGTCCCTCATGTGCTGCAGCTATGACCTCATCCACCAGTGACCACCATCTGGATTCTGCTTCTGCCAGGCAGCCCAATGGGGTGTGTCGATCTGGGTTTGAGCGGCAGCACAGCCTGCCCACTTCTGAGCATCTTGGGGCAGATGGAGGCCTCTACCAG ATCCCACTACAGCCTTGCCGGGCAGCACCTGCCACACCTCCTCCACCTGTGAAATGCCGAGACCCAGAGGCCCTGGCCTTGGGGAGGG GCAGCCGCAACACCATGTCCAGTGGCTCCTCAATTAACAGTACCTCCCTGGACACGTTCTGTACCAACTCCAGTCCATCTGAGCTGGGCTCCAGCTGTTCGCCCACACCCCCACCTGTGCCCCGCCGGGGCACCCACACCACCGTATCCCAagcccagccccctcccttcAAGGCACCAGTCCCTGAACCCCCCACAGAGGAAGTGGCAGTTGGCACAGCCTCAGCCCCTGATGACCTGGAGGCCTTGGATGCACTGAGCCTGGGGACCACAGAGGAAAAGGCAGTGGTTGAGACAGCTGTGCCAAGGACCATTGGGGCAGAGCTGATGGAACTTGTGCGAAGAAACACCGGCCTGAGCCATGAGTTATGCCGTGTGGCTATCGGAGTTGTGGTGGGTCACATCCAGGCCTCTGTGCCAGCCAGCGCACCTATCATGGAACAGGTCCTCCTCTTACTGGTAGAGGGCAAG GACCTGAGCACAGCCCTGCCCTCAGGGCAGGTCTGCCATGACCAGCAGAGGCTGGAGGTGATTTTTGCAGACCTGGCTCGGCGGAAGGATGATGCCCAGCAGCGCAGTTGGGCCCTGTATGAGGACGAGGACGTCATCCGCTGCTACCTGGAGGAGCTACTGCATATCCTG ACTGATGCAGACCCTGAAGTTTGCAAGAAAATGTGCAAGAGAAATGAATTTGAGTCTGTCCTGGCCTTGGTGGCCTATTACCAAATG GAGCACCGAGCATCACTTCGGCTGCTGCTCCTCAAGTGCTTCGGTGCCATGTGTAGCCTGGATGCAGCCATTATTTCCATACTCGTGTCATCTGTGCTGCCAGTGGAGCTGGCCAGGGATATGCAGACGGACACACAGG ACCACCAGAAACTCTGTTACTCTGCCCTCGTCCTGGCCATGGTCTTCTCCATGGGGGAGGCAGTGCCCTACGCACACTATG AACACCTGGGCACACCCTTTGCTCAATTCCTGCTGAGCATTGTTGAGGATGGGCTGCCCTTGGATACCACAGAGCAGCTGCCAGACCTCTGCGTGAACCTGCTTCTGGCTCTCAACTTGCACCTGCCAG CCCCTGATCAGAATGTCATCATGGCTGCTCTGAGCAAATATACCAATGTCAAGATCTTCTCTGAGAAGCTGCTGTTGCTCCTGAACAGAGGGG ATGACCCTGTGCGCATCTTCAAACACGAGCCACAGCCACCACACTCTATCCTCAAGTTCCTGCAGGATGTGTTTGGCAGCCCCACCACAGCTGCCATCTTCTACCACACAGACATGATGGCGCTCATTGACATCACTGTGCGGCACATCGCGGACCTGTCCCCTGGAGACAAG CACCGTCACCGGCTACCTGACCTACAAGCCACACTGCGACGCATCCTCACTGAAGAAGAGGCCTCGTCCCAGTGCCAGATGGACCACATGATTGTTCGAGAGATGTGCAAAGAATTCCCTGTGCTAGGGGAGGCCCCCAGCTAg
- the NCKIPSD gene encoding NCK-interacting protein with SH3 domain isoform X3 has product MSSRPLTEPSRPCTIQLCGMVASTAWNNVESSTMTSSTSDHHLDSASARQPNGVCRSGFERQHSLPTSEHLGADGGLYQIPLQPCRAAPATPPPPVKCRDPEALALGRGSRNTMSSGSSINSTSLDTFCTNSSPSELGSSCSPTPPPVPRRGTHTTVSQAQPPPFKAPVPEPPTEEVAVGTASAPDDLEALDALSLGTTEEKAVVETAVPRTIGAELMELVRRNTGLSHELCRVAIGVVVGHIQASVPASAPIMEQVLLLLVEGKDLSTALPSGQVCHDQQRLEVIFADLARRKDDAQQRSWALYEDEDVIRCYLEELLHILTDADPEVCKKMCKRNEFESVLALVAYYQMEHRASLRLLLLKCFGAMCSLDAAIISILVSSVLPVELARDMQTDTQDHQKLCYSALVLAMVFSMGEAVPYAHYEHLGTPFAQFLLSIVEDGLPLDTTEQLPDLCVNLLLALNLHLPAPDQNVIMAALSKYTNVKIFSEKLLLLLNRGDDPVRIFKHEPQPPHSILKFLQDVFGSPTTAAIFYHTDMMALIDITVRHIADLSPGDKLRMEYLSLMHAVVRSTPYLQHRHRLPDLQATLRRILTEEEASSQCQMDHMIVREMCKEFPVLGEAPS; this is encoded by the exons ATGTCCTCCAGGCCATTGACCGAGCCATCGAGGCCGTGCACAATACAGCTATGCGGGATGGTGGCAAGTACAGCCTGGAACAACGTGGAGTCCTCCA CTATGACCTCATCCACCAGTGACCACCATCTGGATTCTGCTTCTGCCAGGCAGCCCAATGGGGTGTGTCGATCTGGGTTTGAGCGGCAGCACAGCCTGCCCACTTCTGAGCATCTTGGGGCAGATGGAGGCCTCTACCAG ATCCCACTACAGCCTTGCCGGGCAGCACCTGCCACACCTCCTCCACCTGTGAAATGCCGAGACCCAGAGGCCCTGGCCTTGGGGAGGG GCAGCCGCAACACCATGTCCAGTGGCTCCTCAATTAACAGTACCTCCCTGGACACGTTCTGTACCAACTCCAGTCCATCTGAGCTGGGCTCCAGCTGTTCGCCCACACCCCCACCTGTGCCCCGCCGGGGCACCCACACCACCGTATCCCAagcccagccccctcccttcAAGGCACCAGTCCCTGAACCCCCCACAGAGGAAGTGGCAGTTGGCACAGCCTCAGCCCCTGATGACCTGGAGGCCTTGGATGCACTGAGCCTGGGGACCACAGAGGAAAAGGCAGTGGTTGAGACAGCTGTGCCAAGGACCATTGGGGCAGAGCTGATGGAACTTGTGCGAAGAAACACCGGCCTGAGCCATGAGTTATGCCGTGTGGCTATCGGAGTTGTGGTGGGTCACATCCAGGCCTCTGTGCCAGCCAGCGCACCTATCATGGAACAGGTCCTCCTCTTACTGGTAGAGGGCAAG GACCTGAGCACAGCCCTGCCCTCAGGGCAGGTCTGCCATGACCAGCAGAGGCTGGAGGTGATTTTTGCAGACCTGGCTCGGCGGAAGGATGATGCCCAGCAGCGCAGTTGGGCCCTGTATGAGGACGAGGACGTCATCCGCTGCTACCTGGAGGAGCTACTGCATATCCTG ACTGATGCAGACCCTGAAGTTTGCAAGAAAATGTGCAAGAGAAATGAATTTGAGTCTGTCCTGGCCTTGGTGGCCTATTACCAAATG GAGCACCGAGCATCACTTCGGCTGCTGCTCCTCAAGTGCTTCGGTGCCATGTGTAGCCTGGATGCAGCCATTATTTCCATACTCGTGTCATCTGTGCTGCCAGTGGAGCTGGCCAGGGATATGCAGACGGACACACAGG ACCACCAGAAACTCTGTTACTCTGCCCTCGTCCTGGCCATGGTCTTCTCCATGGGGGAGGCAGTGCCCTACGCACACTATG AACACCTGGGCACACCCTTTGCTCAATTCCTGCTGAGCATTGTTGAGGATGGGCTGCCCTTGGATACCACAGAGCAGCTGCCAGACCTCTGCGTGAACCTGCTTCTGGCTCTCAACTTGCACCTGCCAG CCCCTGATCAGAATGTCATCATGGCTGCTCTGAGCAAATATACCAATGTCAAGATCTTCTCTGAGAAGCTGCTGTTGCTCCTGAACAGAGGGG ATGACCCTGTGCGCATCTTCAAACACGAGCCACAGCCACCACACTCTATCCTCAAGTTCCTGCAGGATGTGTTTGGCAGCCCCACCACAGCTGCCATCTTCTACCACACAGACATGATGGCGCTCATTGACATCACTGTGCGGCACATCGCGGACCTGTCCCCTGGAGACAAG CTGCGCATGGAGTACCTCTCCCTGATGCATGCTGTGGTTCGTTCCACACCCTATCTACAGCACCGTCACCGGCTACCTGACCTACAAGCCACACTGCGACGCATCCTCACTGAAGAAGAGGCCTCGTCCCAGTGCCAGATGGACCACATGATTGTTCGAGAGATGTGCAAAGAATTCCCTGTGCTAGGGGAGGCCCCCAGCTAg